One genomic region from Leptospira tipperaryensis encodes:
- a CDS encoding efflux RND transporter periplasmic adaptor subunit produces the protein MNKALVFIKFIWTSRLGRFASIGALIAILLFGSYLVIREKRTEISPKVGSIVELVYSLGTVKSDRVYHLKLGVTSSIRKIFVKEGEVVREGQELLISDSGSNFRAPFSGTITSLPFQEGEVVMPGAPVLTMMDLKKTYILLSLDQDSVLRIRPGQRAELSFETIRGNKVLGKVNKVYPSDGQFYVRVDVDSMPEGTLPEMTADVAVEVARKENALLIPVKAVEKGKIRVRRNGKILNLDAKVGAVDGEWCEVLDNVVLETDTVYLDGQR, from the coding sequence ATGAACAAAGCATTGGTTTTTATAAAATTTATTTGGACCTCCCGTTTGGGAAGGTTCGCTTCCATCGGAGCTCTGATCGCTATTCTTCTATTTGGCTCTTATCTTGTGATTCGAGAAAAAAGAACCGAAATTTCGCCAAAAGTCGGATCCATCGTAGAACTCGTATATTCTCTTGGGACAGTCAAATCGGATCGAGTCTATCATCTCAAACTTGGAGTGACTTCTTCGATTCGAAAGATCTTTGTAAAAGAAGGCGAGGTGGTTCGAGAGGGACAGGAACTTTTGATCTCCGATTCCGGAAGTAATTTCCGCGCTCCATTTTCAGGAACGATTACTTCTCTTCCTTTTCAAGAGGGAGAGGTTGTAATGCCGGGCGCTCCTGTACTTACGATGATGGATTTAAAGAAGACTTATATTCTTTTGTCTTTGGATCAGGATTCGGTTTTAAGAATTCGTCCGGGTCAAAGAGCCGAGTTGAGTTTTGAAACCATTCGAGGAAATAAGGTTTTAGGTAAGGTCAACAAGGTCTATCCTTCCGACGGTCAATTTTATGTAAGAGTAGACGTTGACTCTATGCCCGAGGGGACGCTTCCCGAAATGACTGCCGACGTCGCCGTGGAAGTTGCAAGAAAAGAAAACGCACTTTTAATTCCGGTCAAAGCCGTTGAAAAGGGAAAGATACGCGTTAGACGAAACGGTAAGATTCTTAATTTGGACGCAAAGGTCGGAGCCGTCGACGGAGAATGGTGTGAAGTCCTGGATAACGTAGTTTTAGAAACGGACACCGTCTATTTGGACGGACAACGGTAG
- a CDS encoding ABC transporter permease, whose amino-acid sequence MFFLAIRQLISRPQQTFLTFLGILLGTAGYVVFSGMMLGFQEYITDQLVNNDAQIRISPRDEVLKEESFKGVFFNGDYVRWIKPPSGKTDSTQLTNVKGWFLKLDQDERVEAYAPQLNRQLIFKFGKQTLPGKLQGIDPVRQMRVTTIGKYVEKGNLRDLDRGGDIIFAGAGLLERLGAEAGDIVQVVSPNGTISNVKVGGIVRVGNRMIDEVSVYASLRTVQRITQANGIVSEIAVRLKDVSKAADVATEWSFFTRDKVQSWDQAYESILSVFKTQNIVRDTTTFTIILVVAFGIYNVLNMVVNHKKKEIAILRSVGFDEGDTIRLFIIQGLLLGLIGAVFGLILGALACYSLDGYPLGGANTKGPMINVMKISWNYWIYINAFLLSVVTSGIAAYIPARSASKLSPVEIIRGST is encoded by the coding sequence ATGTTCTTTTTAGCAATCAGACAACTGATCAGTAGACCACAACAAACGTTCCTAACGTTTTTGGGGATTCTTCTGGGAACCGCCGGTTACGTGGTTTTTTCCGGGATGATGCTCGGATTTCAAGAATACATAACGGATCAACTCGTCAACAACGACGCACAGATTCGTATTTCTCCTCGAGACGAAGTTTTGAAAGAAGAAAGTTTCAAAGGTGTTTTCTTTAACGGAGACTACGTCCGTTGGATCAAACCTCCTTCCGGTAAAACGGATTCCACTCAACTGACAAACGTTAAGGGTTGGTTTTTGAAATTGGATCAAGACGAAAGAGTGGAAGCTTACGCTCCACAACTCAATCGCCAGTTGATTTTCAAATTCGGAAAACAAACCCTACCGGGAAAGTTGCAAGGGATCGACCCGGTGCGGCAGATGCGGGTGACGACGATCGGAAAGTATGTGGAAAAAGGAAATCTTAGAGACCTTGATCGAGGCGGAGACATCATCTTTGCCGGTGCCGGACTCTTAGAACGTCTCGGGGCGGAAGCCGGAGATATCGTACAAGTCGTTTCGCCTAACGGAACGATATCGAACGTAAAAGTCGGCGGGATCGTAAGAGTAGGGAACCGAATGATCGACGAGGTTTCCGTCTACGCCTCTCTTCGGACGGTCCAAAGAATCACACAGGCAAACGGAATCGTTTCCGAAATCGCGGTTCGATTGAAGGACGTTTCTAAGGCGGCCGACGTCGCGACGGAATGGTCCTTTTTTACGAGGGACAAGGTTCAGAGCTGGGATCAAGCGTATGAGAGCATTCTATCCGTATTCAAAACTCAGAATATAGTTCGAGATACTACCACGTTTACGATTATTCTGGTCGTAGCCTTCGGAATCTATAACGTATTGAACATGGTTGTGAATCATAAAAAGAAAGAGATCGCAATCCTTCGATCGGTAGGCTTTGACGAAGGGGATACGATTCGATTGTTTATCATACAAGGACTTCTTTTGGGTTTGATCGGCGCCGTTTTCGGATTGATCCTCGGCGCTCTGGCCTGTTATTCCCTGGACGGTTATCCTTTGGGCGGCGCGAATACGAAAGGTCCGATGATCAACGTGATGAAAATTTCCTGGAACTATTGGATCTATATAAATGCCTTTCTCCTTTCCGTAGTAACGAGCGGAATCGCGGCTTACATTCCGGCTCGTTCCGCTTCCAAGTTGTCCCCGGTTGAAATCATTCGAGGTAGCACATGA
- a CDS encoding ABC transporter ATP-binding protein, with the protein MNQEESYALACESLIKSFGEPPTQVVRGVTFQLKKGEFVSLTGRSGSGKSTLLYMLSGLDRPSSGRVFLDGKDLFELQSKEAHSFRNQHIGFVFQFHYLLPELTAMENILMPARKTGVEGIKKEYARNLLNQFDLEHCKDKYPSQMSGGEQQRAAIARALIMNPTFIFADEPTGNLDTANGDKAMEFLKQTNAENGTTILYVTHDPDYAAFADRRIHMVDGSIETDRSQSHKREKSL; encoded by the coding sequence ATGAATCAAGAAGAATCTTATGCGTTGGCCTGCGAGTCTCTGATCAAATCTTTTGGAGAACCGCCGACCCAGGTAGTTCGAGGCGTTACGTTTCAATTAAAAAAAGGAGAATTTGTTTCTCTGACGGGAAGATCCGGTTCCGGCAAATCGACACTTTTGTATATGCTGAGCGGTCTGGATCGCCCGAGTTCCGGAAGGGTTTTTTTAGACGGAAAAGATCTTTTTGAACTGCAGAGCAAAGAGGCTCACAGTTTTCGAAATCAACACATCGGTTTTGTTTTTCAATTTCATTACCTTCTTCCCGAACTCACTGCGATGGAGAATATTCTTATGCCGGCGAGAAAGACCGGCGTGGAAGGGATCAAAAAAGAATATGCAAGAAATCTGTTAAATCAATTCGATTTGGAACACTGCAAGGATAAGTATCCTTCTCAGATGTCGGGTGGGGAACAACAAAGAGCCGCAATCGCGAGGGCTCTTATCATGAATCCCACATTTATCTTTGCCGACGAACCGACCGGAAACCTGGACACGGCTAACGGCGATAAGGCGATGGAATTTCTAAAACAAACCAATGCGGAGAATGGGACTACGATTCTTTACGTAACTCACGACCCGGATTACGCGGCGTTTGCGGACCGTAGAATTCACATGGTGGATGGAAGTATTGAAACCGATCGTTCTCAAAGTCACAAACGAGAGAAAAGTTTATAA
- a CDS encoding eRF1 domain 2 — translation MPHCILWIDQSVAKKFVLSKDTVDAQIIHHKGKPEHHDHHPDRFNLIQNEDLKHFFEDVAASLSPEEDLLISGPGLAKTHFLTYLEKHHPPIAKMVLAEIVLDQSTDPEIIEAAKKYYEKRHIRL, via the coding sequence ATGCCTCATTGTATTCTCTGGATTGATCAGTCGGTAGCGAAAAAGTTTGTCTTGAGTAAGGACACGGTGGACGCACAGATCATTCACCACAAAGGAAAACCGGAACACCACGATCATCATCCCGATCGTTTCAATCTGATTCAGAACGAGGATCTCAAACATTTTTTCGAGGACGTGGCTGCGAGTCTTTCCCCTGAAGAGGATCTGTTGATTTCCGGTCCGGGACTGGCAAAGACTCATTTTCTAACCTATTTGGAAAAACACCATCCTCCGATCGCCAAGATGGTTCTCGCTGAAATTGTTTTGGATCAAAGTACCGATCCCGAAATCATTGAGGCGGCCAAAAAATACTACGAAAAGCGCCATATCCGACTCTAA
- a CDS encoding PAS domain S-box protein, giving the protein MNADEQKTILLVEDEPIIGMTESIQLKNHGYNVINVMNGPKAIESLNDKKNIIDIVLMDIDLGHGVDGTAVAKEILKDHDIPLLFLSSHMEPEIIKKTEKITSYGYVVKNSDVTILDASIKMAFRLHDSYQDVRVQRGAVESKRKELELLEKRYRRLFETAKDGILILDASSGRIVDVNPFLIDMLGYSKEQFLEKNIWDINAFKRIEYSKQLFKELQETGYVRYTDLPLETIQGDLIHVEFVCNVYLVDEEKVIQCNIRDITDRNRYERVLTNNIEEKEAMLKELQHRTKNSFQMITSLIHLRVHSADSKETKAALEELSLRVQSI; this is encoded by the coding sequence ATGAATGCAGACGAGCAAAAAACGATCCTACTTGTAGAAGACGAGCCTATCATCGGAATGACCGAATCAATACAGCTGAAGAATCACGGTTACAACGTGATCAATGTCATGAATGGCCCCAAGGCCATCGAATCTCTAAACGATAAAAAGAATATCATTGATATCGTACTCATGGATATCGATCTCGGCCACGGTGTTGACGGCACTGCGGTTGCTAAAGAAATTTTAAAAGACCATGACATTCCTCTGTTATTTCTTTCCAGTCACATGGAACCTGAGATCATTAAAAAGACGGAGAAGATCACTTCCTACGGATATGTGGTTAAAAATTCGGATGTAACGATCTTAGACGCATCGATCAAAATGGCGTTTCGATTACACGATTCTTATCAGGATGTAAGGGTCCAAAGGGGAGCCGTTGAATCCAAGAGGAAGGAATTGGAGCTTCTGGAAAAGCGCTATCGTCGTCTGTTTGAGACGGCCAAGGACGGAATTCTAATTTTAGACGCGAGCTCCGGACGAATCGTAGACGTAAATCCTTTCTTAATCGATATGCTCGGTTATTCCAAAGAGCAATTTTTAGAAAAGAATATCTGGGATATCAACGCATTCAAACGTATCGAGTATTCAAAACAACTCTTCAAAGAACTCCAAGAAACAGGATACGTCCGTTATACCGATCTACCTTTGGAAACGATTCAAGGCGATTTGATCCACGTTGAGTTTGTCTGTAACGTCTATTTGGTCGACGAAGAAAAAGTGATTCAGTGTAATATTCGAGATATAACCGATCGAAATCGATATGAAAGAGTTCTTACAAACAATATTGAAGAGAAGGAAGCGATGCTGAAAGAGCTCCAGCATCGGACGAAAAACAGTTTTCAGATGATCACGAGTCTGATCCATCTGAGAGTGCATTCCGCCGATTCTAAAGAGACCAAGGCTGCTCTGGAAGAATTATCTCTTCGAGTGCAGTCAATCTAG
- a CDS encoding sensor histidine kinase, which produces MLYETDSFNFVQIKEYCNRVIESMLQLSDSVIIHKNIEEFTMTAKDAATIGMILIELVSNAIKYAFPDQKKGNVSVELKKENSKMILIVKDDGVGFHKESDVMTAKTLGLKLVNLMVSQLNGQIEFDTSDGTQVTIEFPEIN; this is translated from the coding sequence TTGTTATACGAAACCGATTCTTTTAATTTTGTTCAAATCAAAGAATACTGCAATCGTGTGATCGAGTCTATGCTTCAATTATCCGATTCCGTTATCATCCATAAAAACATCGAAGAATTCACGATGACGGCGAAGGATGCCGCGACGATCGGAATGATTCTTATCGAACTCGTATCCAACGCCATCAAATACGCGTTTCCGGATCAAAAGAAAGGAAACGTATCGGTCGAATTGAAAAAAGAAAATTCTAAGATGATTTTGATCGTGAAGGACGACGGAGTTGGGTTTCACAAAGAATCGGATGTGATGACCGCAAAGACGCTCGGCTTAAAACTGGTAAATCTTATGGTCAGTCAACTCAACGGTCAAATTGAATTCGATACTTCCGATGGAACTCAAGTAACGATCGAGTTTCCGGAAATAAATTGA
- a CDS encoding glycosyltransferase gives MEHSFEVSNLNRIAFIGNYLPRQCGIATFTTDLCESIATAFPEKTYIAIPVNDVEAGYTYPSRVRFELTEKDIDSYHRAADFLNVNNVDLVCLQFEYGIFGGRSGSHILALLNELRMPIVTTLHTILSEPGPDQRRVLKQVAALSDRLVVMSERGAKFLEKVYGVMPSKIDLIPHGIPDVPFVDPSFHKDLFGVEGKTVLLTFGLLSPNKGIENVISALPAILEKYPNVVYIVLGATHPHVIRNDGETYRLSLQWLAHEKKVEGNVIFYNRFVSLEELNEFIGATDIYITPYLDPAQITSGTLAYTIGAGKAVVSTPYWYAQEVLANERGVIVPFRDPDAIAEQVIGLLDDDTTRHAMRKKAYIYGRSMIWSKVAKKYMQSFERARTERRHYTPSGRMIKPLDRRSSDLPPVKLDHLKRMTDDTGMFQHAFFTIPNYAEGYTTDDNARALMVSTFIQELGNGEVFELTFRYLAFVWYAYNAKTGRFRNFMDYQRNWLETNGSDDSHGRALWALGTVLGRAIAPQLPTIAGRLFEQALPAILATSSPRAWAFALIGIHEYLQRFAGDRMANQVKEELAGRLLTLYKKNDTEGWHWFEESLSYCNAALSHAMLLSGRSMQNSEMAQVGIDSLNWLSDLQRADGGYFVPIGSNGFYKKGGNRARFDQQPVEAQATVSACLEAYRCTRDLKWRKEARRAFEWFLGRNDLNSSVYDPTTGGCRDGIHPDRVNENQGAESTLSFLHSLFELRLAESELENEEIGRK, from the coding sequence ATGGAGCACAGTTTTGAAGTTTCGAATTTGAATCGTATCGCCTTTATCGGCAATTATCTTCCGAGGCAGTGCGGAATCGCGACGTTTACGACCGATCTCTGCGAATCGATCGCCACTGCATTCCCTGAAAAAACGTACATCGCAATTCCGGTAAACGACGTCGAGGCCGGTTATACATATCCTTCTCGCGTTCGTTTTGAACTCACCGAGAAAGATATAGATTCTTATCATAGAGCCGCAGATTTTTTAAACGTAAATAACGTGGATTTGGTCTGCCTTCAGTTTGAATACGGAATATTCGGCGGACGCTCGGGAAGTCACATTCTCGCGCTTTTGAACGAACTGCGAATGCCGATCGTAACCACTCTTCATACGATCTTGTCCGAACCCGGACCGGACCAAAGAAGAGTTTTAAAACAAGTCGCGGCCTTGTCGGATCGATTGGTCGTGATGAGCGAACGTGGAGCGAAATTTTTAGAAAAGGTTTACGGTGTTATGCCGAGTAAGATCGACCTGATCCCGCATGGAATTCCCGACGTCCCCTTCGTGGATCCTAGTTTTCACAAGGATCTTTTCGGAGTCGAAGGTAAAACGGTTCTCTTAACTTTCGGGCTTCTTTCTCCAAACAAAGGGATCGAAAACGTAATATCGGCTTTACCTGCTATTTTGGAAAAGTATCCGAACGTAGTTTATATCGTGTTAGGCGCAACTCATCCGCACGTTATCCGAAACGATGGAGAAACTTATCGTTTGTCTCTTCAATGGCTGGCCCACGAGAAAAAAGTGGAGGGAAACGTAATCTTCTACAATCGATTCGTAAGTCTGGAAGAACTCAATGAGTTCATCGGCGCGACCGACATCTACATCACTCCTTATTTGGATCCCGCGCAGATCACTTCCGGAACCTTGGCTTATACGATCGGAGCGGGGAAGGCGGTTGTTTCCACTCCGTATTGGTATGCTCAGGAAGTTCTTGCCAATGAAAGGGGAGTGATCGTTCCTTTTCGAGATCCGGACGCGATCGCGGAACAGGTGATCGGTCTTTTGGACGACGATACCACACGACACGCGATGAGAAAGAAAGCATACATCTACGGAAGATCGATGATCTGGTCAAAGGTAGCGAAAAAGTATATGCAAAGTTTTGAACGTGCCAGGACGGAACGTAGACACTATACTCCGTCCGGACGGATGATCAAACCTTTGGATCGACGTTCTAGCGATTTACCTCCCGTAAAACTCGATCATCTAAAACGTATGACCGACGATACCGGTATGTTTCAACACGCCTTCTTCACCATTCCGAATTACGCGGAAGGATACACGACCGATGATAACGCGAGAGCTCTGATGGTGAGTACGTTCATCCAAGAACTCGGAAACGGAGAGGTCTTCGAACTTACCTTTCGTTATTTGGCCTTTGTCTGGTATGCATACAACGCAAAGACGGGAAGATTTAGAAACTTTATGGACTATCAAAGAAACTGGTTGGAAACAAACGGTTCCGATGATAGTCACGGTCGAGCCTTGTGGGCTTTGGGAACCGTACTTGGAAGGGCGATCGCTCCTCAACTTCCGACGATCGCGGGAAGATTATTCGAACAGGCCCTACCGGCGATACTCGCCACTTCAAGTCCTAGGGCTTGGGCATTCGCTCTGATAGGAATTCACGAATACTTGCAAAGATTTGCGGGTGATAGAATGGCAAATCAAGTAAAGGAGGAACTTGCCGGAAGATTGTTAACTCTCTACAAAAAGAATGATACGGAAGGCTGGCATTGGTTTGAAGAGAGTTTGAGTTACTGTAACGCCGCGCTTTCGCACGCGATGTTACTATCCGGAAGATCGATGCAAAATTCCGAGATGGCTCAAGTCGGAATCGATTCGCTCAACTGGCTTTCCGACTTACAGCGCGCAGACGGAGGTTACTTCGTACCGATAGGATCCAATGGATTTTATAAAAAGGGAGGAAACCGAGCGCGGTTTGATCAACAACCGGTGGAGGCACAGGCGACCGTATCGGCGTGTTTAGAGGCCTATCGATGTACTCGAGATCTAAAATGGCGTAAGGAGGCGAGACGCGCTTTTGAATGGTTTTTGGGAAGAAACGATTTGAACTCATCCGTCTACGATCCGACCACCGGAGGATGTAGAGATGGAATTCATCCGGACAGAGTGAATGAAAATCAAGGAGCCGAATCAACGCTCTCCTTTCTTCACAGTTTGTTTGAACTCCGTTTGGCGGAGAGTGAATTAGAGAACGAAGAAATAGGAAGAAAATGA
- a CDS encoding glycosidase — translation MKLQYPELFRRHKTNPILTAADWPYPVHSVFNPGATLLKDGTTLLLCRVEDRTGKSHFCAARSKNGIDGWTIDPEPTMPADPDNFPEELWGIEDPRITYVPEMKKYAVVYTAYSKEGPGVALAFTENFLEYERYGMIMHPQDKDATLLPHKIGDYWALIHRPAGQRGSHIWISYSSDLRHWGEHTLMMEAKLGGWWDANKIGLSPPPIETKEGWLMIYHGVRQNASGVLYRIGLALFDLNSPELCLKRGQEWIFGPEESYELIGDVDNVVFPCGTTLLPDGDTIHLYYGAADTSIALATGSLKELLEWLHKQ, via the coding sequence ATGAAATTACAATACCCTGAATTATTCCGAAGACACAAAACAAATCCAATCCTAACCGCGGCGGATTGGCCTTATCCGGTTCATAGCGTATTTAATCCCGGAGCAACTTTGTTAAAAGACGGAACTACACTTTTACTCTGTCGTGTGGAAGATAGAACGGGGAAATCGCATTTTTGCGCAGCGAGATCTAAGAATGGAATCGACGGATGGACGATCGATCCAGAACCTACGATGCCCGCCGATCCCGACAATTTTCCGGAAGAGCTTTGGGGAATCGAAGATCCACGCATAACGTATGTTCCCGAGATGAAAAAGTATGCCGTTGTTTATACCGCATACTCCAAAGAAGGACCAGGTGTTGCTCTCGCCTTTACTGAAAATTTTCTGGAATATGAACGTTACGGAATGATCATGCATCCTCAAGACAAGGACGCAACCTTATTGCCGCATAAAATCGGGGATTACTGGGCCTTGATTCATAGGCCTGCGGGTCAACGCGGATCTCATATCTGGATATCCTATTCTTCCGATCTAAGACATTGGGGAGAACATACTCTTATGATGGAAGCGAAGTTAGGCGGATGGTGGGACGCAAATAAGATAGGACTTTCACCGCCGCCGATTGAAACGAAAGAAGGTTGGTTGATGATCTATCACGGAGTCAGACAGAATGCGTCCGGAGTTCTTTATAGAATCGGACTGGCCTTGTTCGATCTGAATTCACCCGAACTCTGCTTGAAACGAGGACAAGAATGGATCTTCGGACCGGAAGAATCCTATGAACTGATAGGCGATGTGGATAACGTAGTTTTTCCATGTGGAACCACGCTGCTACCCGACGGAGATACGATTCATCTCTACTATGGAGCCGCGGATACGAGCATCGCTCTCGCGACCGGAAGTTTGAAGGAACTGTTGGAATGGCTTCATAAACAATAG
- a CDS encoding FG-GAP repeat protein → MGQLMLVLLAQEAYLKSNNAANNDPFGSEIAVTGDTLIVGVSQDDTSASNSGTVHVFKRTGTNWARDAFLKASTPIANALFGISVGISNDRMIVGATGQNGNAYVFQKTVSGWLEEAILTAPNAELNDLFGKAVAITFPTLWADRRENTEVLPSTGIRLR, encoded by the coding sequence ATCGGTCAACTTATGCTGGTTCTTTTGGCGCAGGAAGCGTATTTGAAATCAAACAACGCAGCCAACAACGATCCATTTGGATCGGAGATTGCAGTGACCGGTGATACTTTAATCGTCGGTGTGAGCCAAGACGATACGAGCGCGAGTAACTCGGGCACCGTGCACGTATTTAAAAGAACCGGTACAAATTGGGCAAGAGACGCGTTTCTAAAAGCGTCCACCCCGATCGCAAATGCGCTCTTTGGCATATCCGTCGGAATTTCAAACGATAGAATGATCGTAGGAGCAACCGGACAAAATGGAAATGCCTATGTGTTTCAGAAAACGGTTTCCGGTTGGTTGGAAGAGGCGATCCTAACGGCGCCTAACGCAGAATTAAACGATCTATTTGGAAAGGCGGTTGCGATCACGTTTCCAACGTTATGGGCGGACCGCCGGGAGAATACGGAAGTCTTGCCATCTACGGGGATACGATTGCGTTAG
- a CDS encoding DoxX family protein, with the protein MASLIEERGKVQETESEKKEKWLQTAKWIYWTLTLFFTVTMIAAGIAYLLGVKEPVEGITKLGYPLYVMKILGVAKILGGIAILQNRFQTLKEWAYAGYTFNLIGASSSHLFVGNGLGDVLTPLIILCVVQISYRQWKTGWM; encoded by the coding sequence ATGGCAAGTTTGATTGAAGAAAGAGGAAAGGTACAAGAAACGGAGTCAGAGAAAAAAGAAAAGTGGCTTCAAACTGCAAAGTGGATCTATTGGACCCTTACGCTTTTTTTTACGGTAACAATGATCGCGGCTGGGATCGCGTATCTTTTGGGAGTCAAGGAACCCGTGGAGGGAATTACAAAACTGGGCTATCCGCTCTACGTGATGAAAATTTTGGGAGTCGCAAAAATTTTGGGTGGAATCGCGATTCTTCAAAACCGATTTCAAACGCTGAAAGAATGGGCCTATGCGGGATATACGTTTAACTTGATCGGTGCCTCATCCTCTCATCTGTTTGTGGGAAACGGTCTCGGAGATGTCCTCACTCCGCTTATCATTCTTTGTGTGGTTCAAATTTCTTACCGTCAATGGAAGACCGGTTGGATGTAA
- a CDS encoding YciI family protein, which translates to MNEFLLLFRQPSYDYSDISPNEMQALGKKWQDWVGGIVAQGKLASNGPRLATEGKVLKSGGVITDGPFVEIRERLGSFIIVRAESLEEATTLAHGCPALDAGGSVEIRQVIG; encoded by the coding sequence ATGAACGAGTTCTTACTTCTATTTAGACAACCGAGTTACGACTATAGCGACATTTCGCCAAACGAGATGCAGGCGCTCGGAAAAAAATGGCAAGACTGGGTCGGCGGGATCGTCGCACAAGGAAAACTTGCAAGCAACGGCCCAAGACTCGCGACCGAAGGCAAGGTTTTAAAATCAGGAGGAGTGATCACCGATGGACCCTTTGTCGAAATCAGAGAGCGACTGGGAAGTTTTATCATCGTTCGCGCGGAGAGTTTAGAAGAAGCCACAACATTGGCGCACGGTTGTCCTGCTTTGGACGCAGGCGGGAGCGTTGAAATTAGACAGGTCATCGGATAA
- a CDS encoding RNA polymerase sigma factor — protein MEETEHESLKYLFQHEFSKMVAVISGLYGLQHIEIAEDIVSETFLLAAETWGIKGVPENPTAWLYVVAKQKTLYHFRRNKILKDKIIPELTSKQEKNQDTEELNFSPENIKDKQLQMLFAICDPAIASEAQIGLALRILCGFGIDEIAEAFLSNKEAINKRLFRAKEKLRSERIKMEFPSEDEIEKRLDTVLHVVYLLFSEGYYSKTQNQILRKDLCLEAMRLGVMLSEYEKTNRPKTNALLALMCFHASRFSARQTSENSFVLYEKQDENLWDKALIHQGIQFLDLSASGNELGSYHLEARIAYWHCIKEDSAEKWKEILSCYDQLLKINYSPSVALNRIFAVYKCKGSAAAMAEAEKIKFEKNHFYFLLLGELIKNEDPQKAKIHFQKAYSLAKTQTEKQGIQEKIAELF, from the coding sequence ATGGAAGAAACAGAACACGAATCACTCAAATATCTTTTTCAACACGAGTTTTCTAAAATGGTGGCCGTTATAAGCGGTCTTTACGGATTGCAACACATAGAAATTGCAGAAGATATCGTGAGTGAAACATTTCTGCTCGCGGCGGAAACTTGGGGGATCAAGGGAGTTCCCGAAAATCCAACGGCGTGGCTCTATGTTGTCGCAAAACAAAAGACACTCTATCATTTTAGAAGAAATAAAATTTTAAAAGACAAAATCATTCCCGAGCTGACTTCGAAACAAGAGAAGAATCAGGATACGGAAGAGTTGAACTTTTCTCCGGAGAACATAAAGGACAAACAACTTCAAATGCTCTTTGCGATCTGCGATCCCGCGATCGCGAGCGAGGCTCAGATCGGATTGGCCTTGAGAATTCTATGTGGTTTCGGAATCGATGAGATCGCGGAAGCTTTTTTATCCAATAAAGAGGCGATCAACAAACGTTTGTTTCGGGCCAAAGAAAAATTAAGAAGCGAAAGAATCAAGATGGAGTTTCCATCGGAGGACGAAATTGAAAAACGGCTTGATACTGTTCTTCACGTCGTCTATTTGCTGTTCAGCGAAGGCTACTATTCTAAAACTCAAAATCAAATCTTGAGAAAGGATCTTTGTTTGGAGGCGATGCGTCTGGGAGTTATGCTTTCAGAATATGAAAAAACCAATCGACCGAAAACAAACGCTCTTTTGGCTCTGATGTGTTTTCACGCCTCTCGATTTAGCGCAAGACAAACGAGCGAAAATTCTTTTGTTTTATACGAAAAACAAGACGAGAATCTTTGGGATAAGGCTTTGATTCATCAAGGAATTCAATTCTTAGATCTTTCAGCTTCCGGAAACGAACTCGGTTCCTATCATCTGGAAGCAAGGATCGCATACTGGCATTGTATCAAGGAGGACAGCGCTGAAAAGTGGAAGGAGATTCTAAGTTGTTACGATCAACTTCTTAAAATCAATTATTCTCCCAGCGTTGCGTTGAATCGAATATTCGCCGTCTATAAGTGTAAAGGTTCTGCGGCCGCCATGGCTGAGGCCGAAAAGATAAAGTTTGAAAAAAATCACTTTTATTTTTTGCTTTTAGGCGAACTTATTAAAAATGAAGATCCTCAAAAAGCAAAAATTCATTTTCAAAAAGCGTATTCTTTGGCAAAAACTCAAACTGAAAAACAGGGCATTCAAGAAAAGATAGCCGAACTTTTTTAA